The SAR202 cluster bacterium DNA window GTATTGAGCCGGAAGAAGTTGTCATAGCAGAACATGAGGGTAAATCATATGTATTGGCAACGTTGCAAGATCCTGCAGCAGTTGTAGTTTATGACATAACGGACCCAACCAACCCAACATGGGACTCTGGGGCAATTACACAAATTGTTGACTACTCAACAGGAGATGGTGAGTCTACAGGCGAGTCAGAAGGATTGGCTTATAAAGATGGTTATGTTTTAGTGTCTAATACTGCAGATCCCTCTGTATGTTTACTTAAATCATCTTGGGCTGAATAATAACAACCCTTGCACTAAAATAAGGGGACCTTTCCGGTCCCCTATTTTTTGTTTCATTTCTATGATTAGCTAACTAAGATTTGTTAAGGTTGGAATTAAATAAGTTATTTGCTTTCAATCTAAAGTGTGTCTGACAAAGGAATAGAAAAGGTAAAACAAGTTTCATGGTCTTTTGATGGGGTAACGCGAACTTCGCCATTATGTACAAGCGCTATATGTTTAACAATAGCCAGCCCTAAGCCTGTACCACCTGCTTCACGATCTCTAGATTTGTCTATTCTGTAGAACCTTTGAAAGATACGGCCTCTATACTTCTTTGGAATTCCTTCTCCGTGATTTTTTACGTGTATATTTATTAAATCTGTTTTTTCAACTGAAATAGTGATCGGCTTTTCTGCTTTTCCATATTTAATAGCATTTTCTAATAGATTTATTATCGCCTCCCTTAACAACTGAGGGTCACCATTTACCATTAACGAATCGTCACATTCTAAAAGAATGATGTTCTTTCTTTTTATGGCAATGTTTTGAACATCGTCTATTGCGCCACTGAGTATAGGGTTTAATCTTTGTTCATTTAATTCTATTGTATTGTCTTCTTCCTGCGATTCTATCTTAGATAGCTTTAATAGATCATCAATTATAGAGTTCATTCGATTTGTATGATCTAAAACCTTTTGAATAAATATATTTTGTTGATCTATATCTGCATTTCCTTGTTGTATAATTTCAAGATATCCGATAATTGATGTTATAGGGGTTTTTAATTCATGACTAACATTTGCAACAAAATCTTGCCTAATAGTTTCAAGCTGTTTTTGAAGTGTAATATCATTTATTGTAATAAGAACTCCAGATTTTTTTTTACTTTTCATTAACGGCGAACCATTCATAAGGAAGTATCTTTTTTTATTTGTTTTAAATATTATCTCATTTTGAATATTTTTATTTTTTTTTGTCACCTTTTTTATAAATGATAACATCTTTTTATTTGATATCAAGTTTGATAATCTATTACCCACTGCATCTTTCCGTGGAATTTGTAGATAGT harbors:
- a CDS encoding PAS domain-containing protein; this encodes MDIDLTQMTRKPLFIKLFYSFLPVIIIGIIVLILLVNQFTRNFYYSHTENDLRERAKLISFWINERKINKNNIQLFVKESGRVSNMRVTIVDDKGIVIGDSYRNPSQMDNHIDRPEIVQATLKGEGSTQRFSETANEEQMYFALRYPNIQEQPFIRVSVPLNEVEESLIILQKRIIIIGLIIGLLLLVTSFYFSKQLTNPLDSMRIEAESYVKTLKLPSPIPIPKTKELASLAISLNKMAKEMDRRISIINQDKSERESLLSSMQEGLLALNKNLEIISINEIALDYLQIPRKDAVGNRLSNLISNKKMLSFIKKVTKKNKNIQNEIIFKTNKKRYFLMNGSPLMKSKKKSGVLITINDITLQKQLETIRQDFVANVSHELKTPITSIIGYLEIIQQGNADIDQQNIFIQKVLDHTNRMNSIIDDLLKLSKIESQEEDNTIELNEQRLNPILSGAIDDVQNIAIKRKNIILLECDDSLMVNGDPQLLREAIINLLENAIKYGKAEKPITISVEKTDLINIHVKNHGEGIPKKYRGRIFQRFYRIDKSRDREAGGTGLGLAIVKHIALVHNGEVRVTPSKDHETCFTFSIPLSDTL